Proteins co-encoded in one Candidatus Micrarchaeia archaeon genomic window:
- the dut gene encoding dUTP diphosphatase yields MVKKRKEEKNKSSSNVLLEVKKLSKDVCSPEYMLDSDVGLDIKANENVSLSPMEQKVVKTGLVIRIPDGHVGLIRDRAGIISFMKVHTVAGTFDPDYRGEVSIMVVNFGDEEVEIEKGMRIAQMIIIPVTKVNVKVVDSLSKTKRGSKGFGSTGIKEKLVAFKKLEKEINKKNKKFN; encoded by the coding sequence ATGGTAAAGAAAAGAAAAGAGGAAAAGAATAAATCTAGTTCTAATGTTTTGTTAGAAGTTAAAAAATTATCTAAGGATGTTTGTTCTCCTGAATATATGTTAGATAGCGATGTTGGTTTAGATATAAAAGCTAATGAAAATGTATCTTTATCTCCTATGGAACAAAAAGTAGTGAAAACTGGATTGGTGATAAGAATACCTGATGGACATGTCGGATTAATAAGAGATAGGGCTGGAATAATTAGTTTTATGAAAGTTCATACTGTTGCCGGAACATTTGACCCTGATTATAGGGGAGAGGTTTCTATTATGGTTGTAAATTTTGGAGATGAAGAAGTGGAGATTGAAAAAGGGATGAGGATTGCTCAAATGATAATAATTCCAGTAACAAAAGTGAATGTTAAAGTAGTAGATTCTTTATCAAAAACTAAGAGGGGTTCTAAAGGATTTGGTTCAACTGGGATTAAAGAGAAATTAGTTGCTTTTAAAAAATTAGAAAAAGAGATTAATAAAAAAAATAAGAAATTTAATTAA
- a CDS encoding sodium:calcium antiporter — MIIINLLLFLVFLFILIKCAGYAIRYSSILAKILRFPEFIVSFFIVALISVIPEATIAIIAAFNGQPELGLGTLLGAKVADLTLVLGIVALFSLKSVKVKSKILKNNIFFLILLLCPIILGINGIFSRWEGIILILLGISFFVKIYKDNNISRKKFKKVETEPFAKSLFLLILSLGFILLSAFLTIKFAVNFANDAKLPAVLVGLTIIALGTCLPELIFSIKAVKKDHDNLALGDIIGTVVADATIILGLVAIISPFNFNPYNIYITGTAMFLAGLIVTIFMRSEKSINKKEGILLILFYIIFILTEFLVNNIIGFR, encoded by the coding sequence ATGATAATTATAAATTTATTATTATTTCTAGTATTTTTATTTATATTAATAAAATGTGCAGGATATGCAATTAGATACTCTTCAATACTTGCAAAAATATTAAGATTTCCTGAATTTATAGTGAGTTTTTTTATCGTGGCTTTAATTTCAGTTATTCCAGAAGCAACAATTGCAATTATAGCGGCTTTTAATGGACAACCTGAATTGGGTTTAGGAACCCTATTAGGTGCGAAAGTAGCCGATTTAACACTAGTCCTTGGAATTGTTGCATTATTTTCGCTAAAAAGTGTAAAAGTAAAAAGTAAAATATTGAAGAACAATATTTTTTTCCTCATACTTCTTTTATGTCCAATTATTTTAGGAATTAATGGAATATTTTCAAGATGGGAGGGCATAATATTAATTTTATTAGGAATATCATTTTTTGTTAAAATATACAAAGATAATAACATCTCCCGTAAAAAATTTAAAAAAGTTGAAACAGAACCATTCGCAAAAAGTTTATTTCTTTTAATATTAAGTTTAGGATTTATTTTATTAAGTGCATTTCTAACTATAAAATTTGCTGTAAATTTTGCTAATGATGCAAAATTACCTGCAGTACTTGTAGGACTAACAATTATAGCATTAGGAACATGTCTTCCTGAATTAATATTCTCAATCAAAGCTGTAAAGAAAGACCATGATAATCTTGCTTTAGGCGATATAATTGGGACAGTAGTTGCTGATGCGACAATAATATTGGGATTGGTTGCAATAATATCTCCTTTTAATTTCAACCCTTACAATATTTATATAACCGGTACTGCGATGTTTTTAGCAGGCCTTATTGTAACGATATTTATGAGATCTGAAAAATCTATAAATAAAAAAGAAGGCATTCTTTTAATATTATTTTATATAATATTTATTCTTACAGAATTTCTTGTAAATAATATTATAGGATTTAGATAA